A window of the Synchiropus splendidus isolate RoL2022-P1 chromosome 6, RoL_Sspl_1.0, whole genome shotgun sequence genome harbors these coding sequences:
- the LOC128760984 gene encoding transmembrane reductase CYB561D2 — translation MSQTSDPDPEPRLYSLTRQASPIIAHVVCVAFTVFMAFLSRPGTSWFSWHPLLMTLAFSLFMTEAVLLFSPRGSLFHSSTHKTKGRVHWLLQVVCVSCAVLGLTAIYYNKHLTGKPHFTSGHGRLGLFTVLAVLLQSLAAMPLIYTSLAKGWSLARLKRYHTASGLVSYLLGCVSLLLGLCSAWFTASVNSITWYLAALCPVLSAFAIMSQVTRAYVAKKRFQS, via the exons ATGTCTCAGACCAGTGACCCGGACCCAGAGCCTCGGCTCTACAGTTTAACTCGACAGGCTTCTCCGATCATTGCTCACGTTGTCTGCGTTGCCTTCACGGTCTTCATGGCTTTCCTGTCCAGACCTGGCACAA GCTGGTTCTCCTGGCACCCTCTTCTCATGACGCTTGCA TTTTCTCTTTTCATGACGGAGGCTGTGCTCCTCTTCTCCCCCCGCGGCTCCCTCTTCCATTCGTCCACACACAAGACCAAAGGTCGAGTCcactggctgctgcaggtcgtgtgcgTGTCCTGCGCTGTTCTGGGTCTGACGGCCATCTACTACAACAAACACCTGACTGGTAAACCTCACTTCACTTCCGGACATGGGAGGCTTGGTTTGTTCACTGTGCTGGCGGTACTGTTGCAATCGCTAGCAGCTATGCCTCTCATCTACACCTCTCTGGCCAAAGGTTGGTCACTGGCGCGACTCAAGCGCTACCACACTGCCTCGGGACTGGTCTCCTACTTGTTAGGTTGTGTCAGCCTACTACTGGGCCTCTGCTCCGCCTGGTTCACGGCCTCAGTCAACAGCATCACCTGGTACCTGGCTGCACTCTGTCCTGTGCTCAGCGCCTTCGCCATCATGAGCCAAGTGACCAGGGCCTATGTGGCCAAAAAACGTTTCCAGTCCTGA
- the rassf1 gene encoding ras association domain-containing protein 1 yields the protein MSKCELIELKDLSLNDPIELAAPASRVSHPPVNGGHSGRFHVVRLVGDNVSIETPKCPSGEAGAGHDFHPDSHTHLTWCDLCGEFIWGLLSGALRCSYCNYTCHYRCRPFIQLDCSVEGKLRSDQTELSLESDTNVDEKLDGGRRELTFSETQQKVKEYNSLINSNLYMVMNKDGSYTGFIKVHFQLLRPISLPESPSEEEPQQLGKMKRRTSFYLPKDTAKHLHISSQTRVREVIEALLNKFTMVDNPAKFALFERSDRHNQVYMRKLSDDERPLCLRLRAGPCEKVLSLVLKENETGEVNWDAFSFPELCNFLRILQREEEEHVRQIARRYARARDMMTQALAEMKKMSSCS from the exons ATGTCAAAGTGTGAGCTCATCGAGCTGAAAGACCTCAGTCTAAATGATCCAATTGAGCTGGCCGCCCCTGCCTCCCGAGTCAGCCACCCACCAGTGAACGGGGGTCACAGCGGTCGCTTCCATGTGGTCCGTCTGGTGGGCGACAATGTCAGCATTGAAACACCCAAGTGCCCATCAGGTGAAGCGGGAGCGGGTCACGATTTCCACCCTGACAGCCACACGCACCTCACCTGGTGTGACCTGTGTGGAGAGTTCATCTGGGGGCTGTTATCTGGGGCTTTACGCTGTTCAT ACTGTAATTACACCTGTCACTACCGCTGCCGACCGTTCATCCAGCTGGACTGCAGCGTAGAAGGGAAGCTGCGGAGTGACCAGACAGAGTTGTCGCTGGAGTCGGACACAAACGTG GATGAAAAGCTGGACGGGGGCAGACGAGAGTTGACGTTTAGTGAGACTCAGCAGAAGGTGAAGGAGTATAATTCTCTGATCAACAGTAATCTCTACATGGTGATG AATAAAGATGGCTCCTATACTGGCTTCATCAAGGTCCACTTTCAGCTGCTACGCCCGATCTCTCTCCCTGAGAGTCCGTCTGAGGAGGAACCTCAGCAGCTCGGGAAGATGAAACGAAGGACCTCGTTCTACCTCCCGAAAGACACGGCCAAGCACCTGCACATAAGCTCGCAAACACGGGTGCGAGAGGTCATCGAGGCACTGCTCAACAAGTTCACCATGGTGGACAACCCTGCCAAGTTTGCTCTATTCGAGCGCAGCGATCGACATAATCAAG TCTACATGCGTAAACTGAGCGACGACGAGCGCCCCCTCTGCCTGCGTCTTCGTGCAGGACCCTGTGAGAAGGTTCTCAGTCTGGTCTTGAAGGAAAACGAGACTGGAGAAGTGAAC TGGGATGCATTCAGCTTCCCCGAGCTCTGCAACTTCCTGAGAATACTGCagcgtgaggaagaggagcatgTGAGACAGATCGCAAGGCGCTACGCTCGAGCCAGAGACATGATGACGCAGGCtctggcagagatgaagaagatgagcaGTTGTAGTTGA